In Carassius carassius chromosome 19, fCarCar2.1, whole genome shotgun sequence, a single genomic region encodes these proteins:
- the LOC132095463 gene encoding collagen alpha-2(V) chain-like yields MGMMIFQPYRTVLFLALSVAFLQFVKCQDEGEDELSCTENGQVYTNRDIWKPEPCRICVCDSGTILCDEVQCDEVSNCAKVVIPEGECCPVCQSDTTHSSGNGRPAERIAKGQKGEPGDVPTVIGIRGRPGPMGPPGAPGYRGDSGPKGRPGLRGPPGYDGEPGIPGQPGEPGPPGHTPGGELSSHMAGGFADKTGAQHAMMPGVRGEAGTRGPPGPNGAPGVPGPQGPPGDVGDPGPMGGAGQRGPEGPPGKPGEDGESGTSGSAGEMGFPGSPGARGFPGTPGPPGLKGHRGHEGPAGLKGERGAVGSKGESGGPGAMGAPGPMGPRGMPGERGRPGPSGTTGMRGAQGNVGKPGPLGPLGINGAPGYPGAPGMKGQPGPTGVRGPEGPQGQRGETGHQGRPGPQGQQGPMGTDGGPGSKGPVGVAGPQGPVGLLGPNGPPGPQGSTGPPGIKGQGGDLGVPGFKGEAGPKGEPGPPGSQGVIGPQGEEGKRGPRGDSGSVGPPGPVGERGAPGNRGFPGQDGLPGPKGAQGDRGITGTSGPKGSTGDPGRTGEPGLPGARGLTGTPGVQGAEGKPGPLGAPGEDGRPGPAGSPGTKGPPGTMGSIGPKGFSGDPGKAGEQGSAGVSGQRGAPGKDGEVGPAGPPGPHGTAGERGEQGPPGMHGFQGLPGPAGAPGEGGKPGDQGIHGEGGPIGQIGPRGERGIPGERGELGSPGLPGAKGIPGAPGPDGPKGSPGPSGMVGDLGPPGLQGMPGERGISGPPGPKGERGAIGEKGSEGTPGSDGARGLTGPIGPAGPGGPSGEKGEPGPKGPPGPPGSRAMPGSRGEPGPIGAVGFVGPAGIDGQPGVKGPPGEPGQKGDAGSPGPQGLAGPPGPQGNIGVAGPKGGRGTQGAPGPTGFPGSAGRVGPPGPTGPIGESGPIGLPGKEGPPGLRGDHGPPGRQGERGPPGPAGSPGDKGDSGEDGPPGPDGPPGPAGTTGQRGIVGLPGQRGERGMPGLPGPAGPPGKQGTSGAPGDKGPPGPVGMPGANGPRGDPGPDGPAGSDGPPGKEGVIGTQGDRGDPGPEGATGSTGPPGSPGPVGATGGIGKRGEPGSKGPSGPPGPAGKRGLIGPQGPRGDKGDVGDHGERGQKGHRGFAGLQGLPGPPGTTGEQGAPGIFGPSGQRGPPGPIGPPGKEGYIGQPGPMGPPGSRGVSGDIGPEGPPGEPGPPGPPGSPGPPTAALEDLFGVPQDYDAGPPPPEFSEDEALPKSNSTSVFQADPGVQATLKALSSQIDSIRSPDGSRKHPARTCEDLKQCYPLKKSGEYWVDPNQGSAEDAIKVNCNMDTGETCISAIPASIPKKSWWSSPGTKPVWFGANMNGGTYFTYGNKDQPANTVTVQMTFIRLLSKEASQTITYHCRNTVGYKDESTGNLKKAVILKASNDLELKAEGNNRFRYTVLEDSCSQANGKWGKTVFEYRTQKTARLPIVDIAPVDIGGSDQEFGIDIGPVCFL; encoded by the exons AGGATGAGTTGAGCTGTACAGAGAATGGACAGGTGTACACAAACAGAGACATCTGGAAACCTGAACCATGCAGGATCTGTGTTTGTGACAGCGGGACAATCTTGTGCGACGAGGTGCAATGTGACGAAGTGTCTAACTGTGCAAAGGTAGTAATCCCAGAAGGAGAGTGCTGTCCTGTTTGCCAGAGTGACACAACACACAGCAGTGGCAATGGCAGACCAG CGGAGAGGATTGCCAAG GGTCAGAAAGGAGAACCTGGAGATGTCCCAACT GTTATTGGAATAAGAGGTCGTCCTGGACCAATG GGGCCTCCAGGAGCTCCGGGGTACAGAGGAGACAGTGGACCCAAAGGTCGACCT GGTCTCAGGGGTCCCCCAGGATATGATGGAGAGCCCGGTATTCCTGGACAGCCAGGAGAGCCAGGGCCCCCAGGACATACCCCTGGA GGTGAGTTGTCTTCACATATGGCTGGAGGATTTGCTGACAAAACAGGAGCCCAGCATGCCATGATGCCTGGAGTTCGG GGAGAGGCAGGAACAAGAGGACCGCCTGGGCCAAATGGAGCACCa GGGGTGCCAGGACCACAAGGACCTCCTGGTGATGTCGGAGATCCAGGGCCAATG GGTGGTGCTGGCCAGAGAGGACCAGAGGGTCCTCCGGGAAAGCCTGGTGAGGAT GGAGAATCAGGGACTTCAGGAAGTGCAGGAGAAATGGGATTTCCAGGATCTCCG GGAGCGAGAGGATTTCCGGGGACACCAGGGCCACCAGGCTTAAAGGGCCACAGA GGTCATGAAGGTCCAGCTGGTCTTAAAGGAGAACGTGGAGCTGTGGGATCAAAG ggtGAATCTGGTGGACCTGGTGCAATGGGTGCCCCTGGTCCAATG GGTCCCAGGGGAATGCCAGGAGAAAGAGGACGTCCCGGCCCAAGTGGCACAACg gGCATGCGTGGTGCTCAAGGAAATGTTGGAAAACCAGGTCCATTG GGTCCTTTGGGAATTAATGGTGCTCCAGGGTATCCAGGAGCCCCAGGCATGAAG GGTCAACCAGGACCTACaggtgtgaggggtccagagggACCACAGGGACAAAGAGGTGAGACAGGACATCAAGGCAGACCTGGACCACAAGGACAACAA gggcCTATGGGCACTGACGGTGGTCCAGGTTCCAAAGGCCCAGTG GGAGTTGCTGGTCCTCAGGGTCCTGTTGGTCTGCTTGGCCCAAATGGCCCACCAGGACCTCAGGGAAGCACTGGACCACCTGGGATCAAAGGTCAAGGG GGAGATTTAGGTGTTCCTGGATTTAAAGGAGAGGCTGGACCTAAAGGAGAACCT GGTCCACCCGGATCACAGGGAGTAATTGGACCTCAGGGAGAAGAGGGAAAACGTGGTCCCAGAGGAGATTCAGGTTCTgttggcccacccggacctgttGGTGAGAGG GGGGCACCTGGAAACCGAGGCTTCCCTGGTCAAGATGGCTTACCGGGTCCAAAG GGTGCACAAGGTGACCGTGGAATTACAGGAACTTCTGGTCCTAAAGGCTCAACTGGAGATCCAGGGAGAACAGGGGAACCTGGTCTACCAGGAGCAAGG GGTTTGACAGGTACACCTGGAGTTCAGGGTGCTGAAGGAAAGCCAGGACCACTG GGTGCTCCAGGTGAGGATGGGCGCCCAGGGCCAGCAGGGTCACCTGGAACAAAAGGCCCTCCTGGAACTATGGGATCAATAGGCCCAAAGGGTTTTAGT GGGGATCCAGGAAAGGCAGGTGAGCAGGGATCTGCAGGAGTTTCTGGGCAAAGG GGCGCACCAGGCAAAGATGGAGAAGTAGGCCCAGCTGGTCCACCAGGTCCACAT GGTACAGCAGGGGAGAGAGGCGAACAGGGACCTCCTGGAATGCATGGCTTCCAG GGTTTGCCAGGACCAGCAGGTGCTCCTGGAGAGGGAGGAAAACCTGGTGATCAG GGTATTCATGGTGAAGGTGGTCCAATAGGCCAAATTGGACCGAGG GGTGAACGTGGAATCCCAGGAGAAAGAGGAGAGCTGGGATCTCCTGGTTTGCCTGGAGCCAAAGGTATCCCAGGGGCACCTGGTCCTGATGGCCCAAAG GGAAGCCCTGGGCCTTCTGGTATGGTAGGTGATTTAGGCCCTCCCGGTCTGCAGGGAATGCCAGGTGAAAGAGGGATCTCTGGCCCACCTGGTCCAAAGGGAGAGCGA GGAGCTATCGGAGAGAAGGGGTCAGAGGGCACTCCTGGAAGTGACGGTGCAAGG GGTTTGACAGGTCCAATTGGCCCTGCAGGACCTGGTGGTCCAAGTGGTGAAAAA GGAGAACCAGGCCCTAAAGGACCACCTGGGCCCCCAGGATCAAGAGCAATGCCA GGATCCCGTGGTGAACCTGGGCCAATAGGTGCTGTAGGCTTTGTTGGACCGGCT GGTATTGATGGTCAGCCTGGTGTGAAAGGACCACCAGGGGAGCCTGGACAAAAGGGTGATGCTGGATCTCCTGGCCCTCAAGGGTTGGCTGGTCCTCCAGGGCCACAG GGTAATATTGGTGTGGCTGGACCAAAGGGTGGTAGAGGAACACAGGGGGCACCT GGCCCAACAGGTTTCCCTGGATCTGCTGGAAGAGTTGGTCCACCTGGTCCAACG GGTCCTATAGGTGAGTCAGGTCCAATTGGTCTTCCTGGGAAAGAGGGTCCTCCTGGTCTTCGAGGAGATCATGGACCCCCAGGGCGCCAGGGAGAGAGAGGTCCCCCTGGGCCAGCTGGAAGTCCTGGAGACAAAGGAGATTCTGGAGAAGATGGACCACCA GGACCTGATGGTCCACCAGGTCCTGCTGGAACCACAGGGCAAAGAGGAATTGTAGGCCTTCCTGGTCAAAGAGGAGAACGTGGAATGCCGGGACTCCCTGGGCCAGCT GGTCCTCCAGGAAAACAGGGTACATCAGGAGCCCCAGGAGACAAAGGACCTCCCGGCCCAGTTGGGATGCCTGGTGCTAATGGACCTCGGGGGGATCCTGGGCCTGAT GGACCTGCTGGATCTGATGGTCCACCAGGAAAGGAAGGTGTCATAGGAACCCAG GGTGATCGAGGAGATCCAGGCCCAGAGGGTGCGACTGGATCTACAGGACCACCTGGTTCCCCCGGTCCTGTCGGTGCAACTGGAGGAATTGGAAAGAGAGGAGAGCCT GGTTCAAAAGGACCCTCTGGCCCTCCAGGTCCTGCTGGAAAACGAGGACTCATA GGACCACAAGGACCAAGAGGAGATAAGGGAGATGTGGGTGACCACGGAGAGAGAGGACAGAAGGGTCATAGAGGATTTGCAGGCTTACAAGGTCTTCCAGGACCTCCT GGCACAACTGGAGAACAGGGAGCTCCAGGCATCTTTGGTCCAAGTGGACAAAGG GGTCCTCCTGGGCCCATTGGGCCACCAGGAAAGGAAGGGTACATTGGACAGCCTGGACCTATGGGTCCTCCTGGTTCAAGAGGAGTTAGTGGTGATATTGGACCAGAG GGACCTCCTGGAGAACCTGGCCCACCTGGCCCTCCCGGATCTCCTGGACCTCCCACTGCAGCTTTGGAAGATCTGTTTGGTGTGCCACAAGATTACGATGCTGGTCCTCCTCCCCCAGAGTTCAGTGAGGATGAGGCTCTTCCCAAGAGTAACTCAACAAGCGTGTTCCAGGCTGATCCTGGAGTTCAGGCAACTTTGAAAGCTCTGAGCAGCCAGATTGATAGCATTCGTAGCCCTGATGGTAGTAGAAAGCATCCTGCTAGAACTTGTGAGGACTTGAAACAATGCTACCCTCTAAAAAAGAGTG GCGAATACTGGGTGGATCCAAATCAGGGCAGTGCAGAGGATGCCATTAAAGTTAATTGCAATATGGACACCGGAGAGACATGTATCTCCGCAATACCTGCCAGCATCCCCAAGAAGTCATGGTGGAGTTCCCCAGGAACTAAACCTGTGTGGTTTGGAGCCAACATGAATGGAGGAACATAT TTCACTTATGGGAATAAAGACCAGCCGGCCAACACTGTCACAGTTCAGATGACTTTCATCCGTCTGCTCTCCAAAGAGGCATCACAAACCATCACTTACCACTGCAGGAACACTGTGGGCTACAAGGACGAATCAACTGGAAACCTCAAGAAAGCAGTCATCCTCAAAGCTTCAAATGATCTAGAGCTCAAAGCTGAGGGAAATAACCGCTTTAGATACACTGTCCTTGAGGACAGCTGCTCA CAAGCAAATGGTAAGTGGGGCAAGACGGTGTTTGAATACAGGACCCAAAAAACAGCAAGACTACCTATTGTGGATATTGCACCTGTGGACATTGGAGGTTCAGATCAGGAGTTTGGCATTGACATTGGGCCTGTGTGCTTCTTGTGA